Proteins from a genomic interval of Watersipora subatra chromosome 10, tzWatSuba1.1, whole genome shotgun sequence:
- the LOC137406770 gene encoding 3-galactosyl-N-acetylglucosaminide 4-alpha-L-fucosyltransferase FUT3-like, which translates to METSDFYQDYSLTSVQKNGYQCRYYRGVNNSTHADLALFRYQGLLHYKSPPKKEPQQLAAFVASEPQTTLNPTDLSKWDGFFNYSITFLREDEGSFSMFRRKLIKLHPTRTIHFASTLMRKPVKALWFVSHCTAAKKHNRIYSAREEYVIELSKHISIDVFTSADKQVCFQRFKGLLNIHSNTKDPEIADYMFYLSFENNLCKDYITEKLWKVLELNGTTIPVVLGGLSIKDYEAVAPPNSFVHVRNFTSPKELAEHLAHVSQDDNAFHYYHQWRNEYSVVHSQGWNKTKYSFYDNIIGYLCELLHKRPPRVNYNLSNDLSSKNCLIASSPSVYCPYYNLTCNSLPPIVDANSTA; encoded by the exons ATGGAGACTTCCGATTTCTATCAAGACTACTCATTGACTTCAGTGCAAAAAAACGGTTACCAGTGTAGATATTATAGAGGAGTAAATAACTCTACTCATGCTGACTTAGCCCTGTTCAGGTATCAAGGTCTTCTACACTACAAAAGTCCACCAAAAAAGGAACCGCAACAACTTGCAGCATTTGTTGCTTCAGAACCTCAAACGACATTAAATCCGACTGATCTGTCTAAATGGGATGGATTTTTCAATTATAGCATTACATTTCTTAGAGAAGATGAAGGTAGCTTTTCCATGTTTCGTAGAAAACTCATAAAACTACATCCAACAAGAACAATACATTTTGCTTCAACGCTAATGAGGAAGCCAGTGAAAGCACTATGGTTTGTATCACACTGTACCGCTGCTAAAAAGCATAATAGAATATACAGCGCTAGAGAAGAATATGTTATAGAATTGTCTAAACATATATCAATAGACGTATTCACATCCGCAGACAAACAAGTTTGCTTTCAACGGTTTAAAGGTCTTCTAAATATTCACTCCAATACGAAGGACCCTGAGATAGCCGACTACATGTTCTATCTGTCATTTGAAAACAACCTTTGTAAGGATTACATTACAGAGAAACTATGGAAAGTTTTAGAGTTGAATGGTACTACAATTCCTGTAGTACTAGGAGGTCTTTCTATAAAAGATTATGAAGCTGTTGCACCTCCAAACAGTTTTGTACATGTCAGAAATTTTACATCTCCCAAAGAACTTGCTGAGCACCTGGCGCATGTGTCACAAGATGACAACGCTTTCCACTACTACCACCAATGGAGAAATGAGTATAGCGTAGTACACAGTCAAGGATGGAACAAAactaaatattcattttatgatA ATATAATTGGCTACTTGTGTGAGCTTCTTCACAAAAGACCACCAAGAGTAAATTACAACCTAAGCAATGACCTTAGCAGTAAAAACTGCCTCATAGCTTCCTCGCCAAGTGTATACTGCCCATACTACAACTTAACTTGTAATTCTCTGCCTCCTATTGTTGATGCCAACTCAACAGCTTGA